The Flavobacterium piscisymbiosum genome includes a region encoding these proteins:
- a CDS encoding VIT domain-containing protein produces MNKVFTICALMFFSAVFSQIPTLDVENQKKNSVILQEVKIETKILGNLASTTATYVFYNPGDRILEGKFTLPLPEGVSISGYALDINGTLRDAVPVPKERAKEVFESIEKRNIDPGIIEKVDGNNFRTRIYPITARGTRFIKITYNQELKNSATDYQYFLSFANAVNIPKFNLKVLVNESLANPKITENPDGSFTFQKQGNQWIAEINKANFTPNENLKITIPKVNESNVLLQKTSGDKFYFAASVSTDFPVKEKSKSHKIAIIWDNSFSGSKRNRQKEFDFLNAYFLENKDVSVSFVLLNNVLEKTEELTVSGGNWSVLKNRIVDLKYDGGTDFGALKEISGIEEYLLFSDGISNFGDLTLKFKKPVNSIVSTPTSDFNLLKLLSSQSGGNFINLNELDTQSALKTYNKQPVIFLGFKESANIQELFPNVGTAVNEPVNIFGIASPNLGKLTALFSVGNKKFEVLVDFNNAVQVDNWPIAQFWAQRKINDLELNSTQNRDEIRNLSEQFGVVSKNTSLIVLDDVNDYVRYGIKPPQELLSEYNKIVSRNKKEILEKRKNLLSKSFDITRELVAWWNTEFKPAEKKQYPKISNQSLGESANKNLLLESSDVYSSNADLARSEKSTGKITLIEVESNEEYMKDFKNLQSSELIYQKYLENRPKYEKLVTYYFDVSKLLFKKGDKALSLKVLSTLAELDLENEELYKTISYLLKQRGNYEKELWITQKILEWRPFDSQSHRDYALALIDNKKPQEALNVYKSMLYQEYTDEISVRDNGIEEILIMEINNILSQNKNVDASKVDDRLKANLPVDIRVVINWNKDNTDIDLWVTDPRGEDCSYSHKSTEIGGRLSNDFTQGFGPEQFLLKKAIKGKYKIKTNFYGERQNLLSGPTTVMAEVYLYYSDGRQERKIAVFQSQKENKRENDSKILIGEFEF; encoded by the coding sequence ATGAATAAAGTTTTTACAATATGTGCACTAATGTTCTTTAGTGCCGTGTTTTCGCAGATTCCAACTCTGGATGTCGAAAATCAGAAAAAAAATTCAGTAATCCTGCAGGAAGTAAAAATTGAAACTAAAATTTTAGGAAATCTTGCATCAACTACAGCAACTTATGTATTTTATAATCCTGGCGACAGAATTTTAGAAGGAAAATTTACACTTCCGTTACCAGAAGGAGTAAGTATAAGCGGCTATGCTTTAGACATCAACGGAACCTTAAGAGATGCAGTTCCTGTTCCTAAAGAACGAGCAAAAGAAGTATTTGAAAGTATTGAAAAAAGAAATATAGATCCCGGTATTATTGAAAAAGTTGACGGAAATAATTTTAGAACCAGAATTTATCCAATTACGGCCAGAGGTACGAGATTCATTAAGATTACTTACAATCAGGAACTGAAAAATTCAGCCACCGATTATCAGTATTTTTTAAGTTTTGCCAATGCAGTCAATATTCCAAAATTTAATTTGAAAGTATTGGTGAATGAAAGTCTGGCAAATCCTAAAATTACGGAAAATCCAGATGGAAGTTTTACTTTTCAAAAACAAGGAAATCAATGGATTGCTGAAATAAACAAAGCCAATTTTACGCCAAATGAAAATCTTAAAATAACTATTCCAAAAGTAAACGAGTCAAATGTATTGCTTCAAAAAACTTCTGGTGATAAATTTTATTTTGCAGCGAGTGTTTCGACAGACTTCCCTGTAAAGGAAAAATCAAAATCTCATAAAATTGCCATTATATGGGATAATTCATTTAGCGGATCAAAGAGAAACCGTCAAAAAGAGTTTGACTTTCTAAATGCTTATTTTTTAGAAAACAAAGATGTTTCGGTATCATTTGTCCTTTTGAATAATGTTCTGGAAAAAACAGAAGAACTTACTGTTTCTGGTGGAAACTGGAGTGTATTAAAAAATAGAATTGTTGACTTAAAATATGATGGTGGAACTGATTTTGGTGCATTAAAAGAGATTTCAGGAATAGAAGAATATCTTTTATTTTCTGACGGAATTTCAAATTTTGGTGATTTGACTTTAAAATTCAAAAAACCTGTAAATAGTATTGTAAGCACGCCTACTTCAGATTTTAATCTGCTTAAACTTTTATCATCACAATCTGGTGGAAATTTTATCAATCTGAACGAATTAGATACTCAGTCTGCTCTAAAAACATACAATAAACAGCCTGTTATATTTTTAGGGTTTAAAGAAAGTGCTAATATTCAGGAGCTATTTCCAAATGTTGGAACTGCAGTAAATGAACCAGTCAATATATTTGGAATTGCATCTCCAAATTTGGGTAAACTAACCGCTCTTTTTTCTGTAGGAAATAAAAAATTTGAAGTTCTCGTAGATTTCAATAACGCTGTGCAAGTTGATAACTGGCCAATTGCGCAGTTTTGGGCACAAAGAAAAATTAATGATCTTGAACTCAATTCAACTCAAAACCGCGATGAAATCAGAAATCTGAGCGAGCAGTTTGGCGTAGTAAGTAAAAACACCAGCCTTATTGTATTGGATGACGTAAATGACTATGTGCGTTACGGAATTAAACCACCTCAGGAATTATTATCTGAATACAACAAAATCGTTTCACGAAACAAAAAAGAAATTTTAGAGAAAAGAAAAAATCTTCTATCCAAATCTTTTGATATAACGCGCGAACTGGTAGCCTGGTGGAATACCGAGTTTAAACCTGCCGAAAAAAAGCAGTATCCTAAGATTTCCAATCAGTCATTAGGAGAATCAGCAAATAAAAATTTATTACTGGAAAGTAGTGATGTTTATAGTAGTAATGCAGATCTTGCCAGGTCAGAAAAATCCACAGGTAAAATAACTTTGATAGAGGTAGAAAGCAACGAAGAGTATATGAAAGATTTTAAGAATCTACAGTCCTCTGAATTAATCTACCAAAAATATCTTGAAAATCGTCCTAAATATGAAAAGCTGGTAACGTACTATTTTGATGTATCTAAATTGTTATTCAAAAAAGGAGACAAAGCACTTTCTCTAAAAGTTTTAAGCACATTAGCAGAGCTCGATTTGGAAAATGAGGAATTATACAAAACGATATCTTATCTATTGAAACAGAGAGGTAATTATGAAAAAGAATTATGGATTACCCAGAAAATTCTGGAATGGAGACCATTCGATTCTCAAAGTCACAGAGATTATGCATTGGCCCTGATTGATAATAAAAAACCTCAGGAAGCCCTTAATGTCTATAAATCGATGCTTTATCAGGAATATACCGATGAGATTTCAGTAAGAGACAACGGTATAGAAGAGATTTTGATTATGGAAATTAATAATATTCTGAGCCAGAATAAAAATGTTGATGCAAGCAAAGTTGATGATCGTCTAAAAGCAAATCTACCGGTAGACATTCGAGTTGTAATTAACTGGAATAAAGACAATACAGATATAGATCTTTGGGTTACAGATCCAAGAGGAGAAGATTGTTCATATTCGCATAAATCTACCGAAATTGGAGGAAGATTAAGTAATGATTTTACTCAGGGTTTTGGTCCTGAACAGTTTTTACTGAAAAAAGCCATAAAGGGTAAATATAAAATTAAAACCAATTTTTATGGCGAGAGACAGAATTTACTTTCCGGACCAACAACAGTGATGGCAGAAGTATATTTGTACTATTCTGATGGAAGACAAGAACGTAAAATTGCTGTTTTTCAAAGTCAGAAAGAAAATAAACGCGAAAACGACAGTAAAATCTTGATTGGAGAATTTGAATTCTAG
- a CDS encoding L-threonine 3-dehydrogenase, which translates to MNPKILIIGACGQIGTELTQKLRKLYGTDNVIASDIRKLNTDVVNSGPFEVVNALDFNQIEHLVEVHQITDIYLMAALLSATAEKNPAFAWDLNMNSLFHVLNLAKAKKIKKIFWPSSIAVFGPTTPKENTPQYTIMEPSTVYGISKQAGERWCEYYHNIYGVDVRSIRYPGLISWSTPPGGGTTDYAVDIFYKAIADKKYECFLSSETKMPMMYMDDAIEATINIMKAPAEDIKIHSSYNLAAMSFTPTEIAAEIKKHIPEFTITYEPDFRQKIADSWPASIDDSSAREDWGWNHTFDLESMTKDMLEHLG; encoded by the coding sequence ATGAATCCAAAAATATTGATCATTGGCGCTTGCGGTCAAATTGGGACAGAACTGACTCAAAAACTGCGTAAATTATACGGAACAGACAATGTAATTGCGTCTGACATTCGAAAATTAAATACTGACGTTGTTAATTCGGGTCCGTTTGAAGTGGTCAATGCTTTAGATTTTAACCAAATCGAACATCTTGTCGAGGTTCATCAAATTACTGATATTTATTTGATGGCGGCACTTTTATCGGCTACAGCCGAGAAAAATCCTGCGTTTGCCTGGGATTTGAATATGAATTCCCTATTTCACGTTTTGAATTTAGCGAAAGCAAAAAAAATAAAAAAGATTTTCTGGCCATCAAGTATTGCGGTTTTTGGACCTACAACTCCAAAAGAAAACACGCCTCAATACACTATAATGGAGCCTTCTACAGTTTACGGAATTAGCAAACAAGCGGGAGAAAGATGGTGCGAATATTATCATAATATTTATGGAGTTGATGTTCGAAGCATCCGTTATCCTGGTTTAATTAGTTGGTCTACACCTCCGGGCGGCGGAACTACAGATTATGCTGTGGATATTTTTTATAAGGCTATTGCCGATAAAAAATACGAGTGCTTTTTATCCTCTGAAACAAAAATGCCGATGATGTATATGGATGATGCAATTGAAGCTACTATCAATATCATGAAAGCTCCGGCTGAAGATATCAAAATACATTCATCTTATAATTTGGCTGCAATGAGTTTTACTCCTACTGAAATTGCTGCTGAAATTAAAAAACATATTCCTGAATTTACGATTACTTATGAGCCTGATTTCCGTCAGAAAATTGCTGATAGCTGGCCTGCAAGTATCGACGATTCATCTGCAAGAGAAGACTGGGGCTGGAATCATACTTTTGATCTTGAATCGATGACAAAAGATATGCTGGAGCATTTAGGATAA